The DNA segment TAATCCAAATAAAGGCAAGATTTATAAAATGCTTCGAAGgtaaaaagtgaaaattatAGCTTGCCAATCTTTTTAAAAGAGAGAAACAGCGTCAATCTAACATTGCTATTTTTTCGTCTAGTTAgcttcttaaaaattaaaaagctttTCCAACTTTATCCACATACAAAAGTTTGAAACTTGAAAATCATCATTcttcctaaaataaaatatacaaatatatacaaacttagaatatataaaactataaaaagaaaaactttccctggggggtgagccaaaatcttttcgttttcgcttcgttatagaatcgtcgatgaaaatgtatggaattgacataagcgttcgttaatactcgtcttatgtcatttccatacattttgatcggtgattcttAGATAACGAagcaaaaaggaaaaaaaatcggctaaatggccaggtcgtccccatctggcagagtgcctagcaagctgacagcattccCACgctggatggcaattgctatccgctgtgccaggtcaTTCTTCTTGTAaaccttttttaataataattattgcattcCTTACTTCCAAAGTCACAACCGAAACACTTTAATTCTACAGACTTAGTATATTAACCTTGGTGGTATTTCATACCGCTACACTTATCACACTGACTATCATATCTCATCTCTTCAGCTGAAGAAGGCAGCGAAGGTCTTGAGGAAGGGATACTCCAGCAGCAGCGTCATAGGTATCGCCAGCCAGTATGACCACCATAGCGTCGACAGCGCCTCCCCAGCCTGAAGAAAAAAGTCAGAAATAGTCAGCAACTGTCAGCCCCTAGGAAAACCAAATTGTCATCGCTAATTACTGCATCGAgtttttcaaacaaaatgccAAATGACACCAGTATCAGTAAGTCTGAAAGCTTTTGGCTAAAATACTTCCGAATGAATATGGCATGCTGGTGTACTTTCAAGATAAAAGGATTATTTTTACTTGAATGTGTTTGATGGCAaccctgtaggcctactacgaaacccacagaaataaatcaagatagaacggctaagcgagTGGAGTACGCGCgtttcaatcttgctctgtcgtgcaagattcaTTGAACGTTcgttcagtcagcgcgcacgtgtCTCGACTTTTTGCAGCAATAAGTTGTTGGtgtatcaatttaaataaataaatagacttgattacaccggagcgttTGTGCAAAAATGTCTCATTGTGCAgtatctaattgtaaaaacagaagtatgaaagtgaatcggtcaaaaggaggtattttttgccacgggtaagttatttgttttaactaaaagcaaagaaaaaattgacacgagcaattccttagcaacggacgcgcgtcgccgttctatcttgatttatttctgtgacgaaaccgttttgagacaaacaatcggacgagaatgaaTGCTACAGCCCCTGACTTTGTTTACTAATTTATTTCCATCGCTTGAAGTACTACTTACGACTGAGAAGACGGAGAAGTCAGTGAGCGTGCGGCGGCCGGCCACGCCGGACATGTTGATGCACCAGTGCAGGCACACCACCGACAGCATCAGCCGCCCCGACACCTGCCAGCCGCGCCACGACATCACGCGACGGAAGTAACCTAAAACGTGAAAGTAgtatgtagactgtagacaaAACTAAAGAAGGACTTATCTGATAATATATCCCATCAAAGTCGCCCTAGGATATACCTACCtacgtccatactaatattataaatacgaaagtgtgtctgtctgtctgtctgttacctcttcacgcacaaaccactgaaccgattttgctgaaattcggcatggagatactttgagtcccgggaaaggacataggatactttttatcccgaaaaaaatgcacggttccatttttccgggataaaaagtatcctatgtcctttcccgggactcaaagtattcacataccaaatttcattaaaatcggttcagcggcttgggcttgaagaggtacaGACAgaagacagatacactttcgcatttataatattattatgaattttaatctGAATCATTTGTATGtgtataaaatagtttaatatataaatagaaGGCACAACAATTTCAAATAGTTTAGATGAGCTGATAGCATTCCGAATCTCAGAGCTATTAAAAGTCAGTAATGttgaatagttatattatatattttgtatatgttagtgtatgttattaaatttatatacaGTATATGTTATTAAATTTTCCTATCAAGTAATAACAGCAAAGATAATAATAGcaaataaaattgattaaaGTTAAGATGCTCATGATAAGACACTCACTGTCGACATTATTGCAGGCGTAAAGTATGAAGATGCAAGCGAGGAATGCGAAGACGGGCCTCTCCAGACCTAGGTAGATGGCGGTGAACAGCGGCGACTTGTACTCCACCAGCAGGTTGCCCAGGCAGATCCAGCCGAGGCAGAGCGGGGCCATCAAATGGTATACAAAAGTAAGGAACTGAAATAAAAGACAACGATAAAAAAGAATAGAAAAACACAAGGATAGAAAAATATAACGAAGAAGTACCAAATATATTATCAATTCAATTTCAATTCAAATCGTTTATTTCAGACAAAGTATagtccatattattataaatagaaaattacataatatacaataaatgcATAAAAACTGTTGAAGCTGCCGCGTACTCTACTCATCAGGGATGCAGATCTTTTTCGCATTATTGCTGCAAAGCCGTCCACTTCAGCATCCGCCAACATCCCTGACGTGCTACAGAATCGCGGCAGCCCCACCAGTGCCCGAAACCCATTATTATATTGGATCCACAGGGCACTATAAGCTCCTAGCTAGCGTATGTTTGACGTAgcgtatatttatgaaaataaacacGGCCATGTAGGTCCATATTGACACTATAATATGCTCTAAATAGTAGCAAGAAGAGAAATGATATTGATAGCTAAAGGATCAAATTGAAagaatatgaaaaatataaaacaatttgaCGAAGGTGGTAAATTTCAAAACCTTGAGAaattcaaattgttacttatgAGAATGTTactataaaattgttatttttaaatggaTGGGATAGCATACCCTATGTTTGGTGATGGGGTAGTCGGTCTCCTGTACGTAGTTGTGTATGTGCGCCAGCAGGAGCCCCATGAAGCACGCAGGGAGACTGCCCCACGGCTTGATGTAGTACGCGCTGAAGGACTCCACCTTCGTGAAGAGGCTGCGGATGTTTCTGGAGGAAAAGATTAAACGTGAGTTATTAGAGAAAGTGTATATCATCTTGTGAACTCCAGTAAATACTTATTAATCGATTTCCTTTACTCGCGACCTTTACTCGCGCTAGGTTTTACTCAGCTCATCCTTATAGCTTAGATGCGTTGTAAGGTAAAAGTTTATtcatttacattaattattaattcaatacATTTTGGCTTTGAGTATACCGAATgcgtcataatattaataacaaccAGAAACAATTTATGATTAAACCCACCAAACATCCTATGATTAAACAACTATTGAACTCACTCAGGTGACGTGATGTACAGCAGCACCTTCCAATCGAAGTAGTACGCGAGGGCCATGTTCAGCAGGATGGAGCCGACGGTCAGCGCCAGCAGCACGGGTATCGGCCTCCAACGCCGCTGCTCCAGGACTATCAGCACTAGCGTCGCCACCACGAACAGCTGCATGTCCGCAGCCATGTACCTGTTGGAGACGAGAATTACTAAAGTGTGACGGGTCATGATATAGCGCCAATCGAAGTAAAGACGAGTTTTACTGTCTTTTTCCTAAAATGCTCCATGCAAGTTTGTCACTGGGTAAGTTCCCTAACCAGCTGCAGTAGCCATCGTTTGGGAATATCCCGAAAGTGTTTTAAGCAATTTAGATATTTTTTCACGGAGTTATAAGTAGAGAAAAGTATCAAATTCTACGAGCTCCATAGCAAGATTTTACGCCACCGCACCTAAATTATCTATTGCAGTGGAACAGAAGATCGGGTGGTTATAACGAATGGAATTAAGCCATACCATGTCTGCAGCAAGCAGTGGTTGTTGGAGTCGAAGAGGTTGTGCAGGTAGAAGGCGTGCAGCCAGAACTTGCTGCGGCAGATGTCGCTCTCGGCTCCCACCGTGCTGTCCCACTGCGGCCCGTCGCCGGCGCGCTTCCACCACGTCGCGGCGTATGCTACCACGCCCAGGTGAACTGGGGACAATCTGTAAAAGGCCAAGTCACTTTATAGTATAAGTCAAGTATCGTGACACGGTTAATGTAATAGATTTTTGTATTGCTACAAAATTTTGTAAGACAGACTTGTTGTGTACGTCTATGGTCAATAGGGAATAATCATATTACATTGAAAACTGGTAAGTTAAAGGTTCTCAAGAAGGTCCAATTTGAAAGTCAGGTTTGTTGATCACAGATTTTGTATAGCTTTATATAGAAGTATTGTCTATGTAATTAGGTGAGAGCATAGTAAAGcaagttaaaataaactaactgccgcactcagagacatttatttTGGTTTAATAATCATGATtaatttaatgtagagtttgacagataattattatggcttatgtcaaattcttaatttaattacagttaactaataattaatgttcgtcTTTGGGTGCGGCGGTTAAATTGTAGTTTCTAAGTTTTACATTAGCAACGTTTCAATCTGAGCAATTGCATTTATCTATTCCAATTTCTTTATTACCTGACCACCCTATTGAGTATCCTCAGCGGCAGATCCCTCAGCCTCAACTTGTGTTGTTTGGCGTAGATGAGCGTGCCGTACCCGTACAGGAAGTTGGACAGCACTATGAACAGCTGGATCATCGAGGATCCATTCCGCAGGATTATCGTGAGGGGGTTGTGGAGGATCTGGAACGAGTGAATATGAGTTTGGTATGAGATGATTCAGTTGGTATATTCGCAAAATGATCATGAGAGGGCTGCTTTAAAGATCAAGAACAGTGTAAGCCCAGTAAGAGACAATTCAGTTTGTAGATACACGTACAAAATAATAgtcatcacaatattatgttaacgcCTGTTAAACATTTTTAACCAGTTTGATGACGCAAGACTCACTAAAAACGTAAATGGACTATAGATATcaaatatcaaatttcagcaaaatcagttcagcggtttgggcgtcaagaggttacagacagacagacgaacacactttcgcatttataatattatattgtgtatagTGGATGGATATAAGTGAAAAATGTTGCAATGTGTTTCTTGATAGCATTTTTCGCTTTTATACTTATACATCATGCCCACTTGCAGTTAAAACTATACCTTTTCAAAGAAGATGGGGTTGCCGGAGTAAAGGTAATGGTCGATGGTGACCGTGTGCGCCAGCACCACGAACAGGATCATCGTGCACCTGAAAGGGGGGTAGAGAACATTTCATTACACAGCAGCTTTAGGGGGGGTGATGCTAGGCGACCGCCCATGGCGCCAGATAAAAAGGGGCGTCGAAGGCAGGCAAAGAGGGGCCTGCGGCTTCTCTTTTTTATCTCTACCAGAactaaaaaaatcggccaagtgcaagttgaactcgcgcacgacgggttccgtaccacaatagagcaaaaaaaaatatatcagccaagtgcgattcggactcgcgcacgaagggttccgtaccgttataaaggaaaaataggccaaaaattgtgtttttgtatgagagccccccttcaattttaattttattttaatattataattgaatattaaagtatgtacatataataaaggactctgtgaaaaattcaagtacctagtGCCATCCTAGTCCTAGTCCTAGTTCTagtcctaataatattataaaggcgaaagtttgtttggtaTTTTGTATATGATTattggtaaaaacgggaccctattactaagacttcgttgtctgtccgtctgtctgtctgtgtgtctcccggctgtaactcaagaaccgctataactagaattctgaaattttcaaagattgtgtaaatctgttgccgctataacaacaaatactaaaaacaaaataatattaatatttaaggggggctcccatacaaaaaacgtgatttttttggccttgtctactcgatatcaataatggcaataaataggcacttgaaattttcacaaaggcctaaaATATATGAcgttctttaataattaataataatatttaaataaaattaaataggggctcccatacaaaaacacaaattttgccaactttcgctcacggtacggaacccttcgtgcgcgagtccaactcgcacttgaccgttttttttctttttaatttaaacgAAGACTTACCTGATGCCCTGTATGGGTTTCAAGTTAAGCAGTCTCTTGTCTCCGTCCTCGTAGGTGGCTGTGAAACGCGCCCAGTTCGCCCGCACCGACCACGCCCTCAGCAGCTTGCTTTCTGGAAATGTGGAGAATGGATCATGAGTTCCGGTAgacacctacgtttccccgcagactgcagacttcgAATCGGCTGAAAGTTTGATCGGATTGGGCTGTTAGCGCGCACACTACGCCAACTAAACAGTCAGGTTGGTGGTAGGCGCGCACACCATGAAACATCGGGCCAACTGCTCTCACACGTTCCATTCACAGCGATAGATTATTGAATGGAAAAATTTACACGATTCGGATTTCTGCCGAGTCGGCCGACCAATCGGCTTCGTGTGCGTGCTTGTAAGAACGTCGTTCTAATTTAGCAATCGGCCGATAGTTTTCCGATGGCGTATAGCCCATCAAACTTAATTATCGGCCGACTAGGTGTCGTTGTAATAATATGCGCACTTCCATACAGCTTCATACTGATCTAGAGCCCAACTAAACTATCGGCCGattaaaagtctgcagtctgcgggggctctcaGGGTtgacccacacgtaccacaaccacaccataACCGTTGCGACAAAATGTAGTCATCTGTATCACACATGCGGTTAACGACCCCGACAGTtgaatgtggtacgtgtgaatagtcctATTCATTGTCAATACAAagtatacgcccgaccacgtggtgtggttgtggtcgTAGTGTTGTTGTTACGTGTGGAACAGCCTTTATTGTAACGGTAACCGAATATAGACCGACAAGAGTATTTTAAGCCGTGGTAAATTTTTGAACTAAAGCTGCTTTGTAAAATATTGTCCTTTTAAAAACTGAGGTTCCATAGAACCCTTACGCCCCCATGAATATTATCCCGATGCCTTGtggcatttttaaccgactttcaaaaaagaggaggtttttTTTTCGGTATTAAATCGTACAAGGGTCACAAGatttcacaaaatattaaatctatGAGAAAAGtcatatgacagcagtttgacacgacaGACAAGGCTACAAAGTGGCACCTGGTgacaaataaaatttcaaaccgctaggtatattaactttatgtttcaAACACCCTCATCAAGTTCAGTACAGGTTGCTCTTGATAGTCAAGTGGATCTTGATAGTCTCTCGCCTCATCGGCCATCTTTCAGATTTTCTCGATCTCGATATTTAAGTAACGCTTACTTCCTTCTCCATAGGTGATCAGGTCATAGGTGGTGCCGAGGAAGTTGAAGAAGAGGATCAGCAGCAGGGCGCCAACGAACATCCTCTCTGGTGCGTCCGGCGGCCGCTCCGGCGTGTTGGTATAGCAGTGGTAGCTCTCCAGCCTGCCCTGCGATTGTGGAAGCAATCGATTAATATGGATTTAAGTGGAAGTAAAAGAATCCATCTAATTAATGATTATCATAGTAAAATTCGGTTTCTCAAAGCGGAAATTGATTTTTAGGTACTCAGTAtactacatacataatattactatgattTATACTATCATGACTTCTTCAGTGTAGAGAGAGCCCTAATAGGTTGTCAATGTCCTCAGAGATAACGATTTGGAATATAGGTTTTTTGAATTATGCATGAGTTACCATTCTATATATGGTTTATGACCTACCTGCAGGCGGTACTTGTCCAGCTGCTTCTGCACGCACTGCTCGAAGCGCCAGGTGGAGTTGACCTCGGTGGAGGGGCAGCGCTCGCTGACGCAGACCCCGCGGTGGACGAAGCTGCGGTTGAACATGCTCGTGTCGCCGGAGATTTTCTGGAAGAGTTGGTGATGAAGTTAGACTACGGTTGGACATAGGCATGATCATATCCTGGTGTGGTTTACCAGAGATTCCGCAGGAGGATCCTTAAAAAAACGCGCGTTTAGAGTGAAATAACAACATATAATATTGATTAATCTTCTGCccactgcataatattatagtttacgtTGGATTGCCTGGTCGCTATACATTTCCCGATTTTCGTTTCGAAATGAATGTAATAACAATGATGGCTTAACGTAACAattctttactttattttattatgtaatttggggccgtctatgggatATTCGCCCATTTTGCTTGGTtcttcgcaccaaggataatatTAAGTTAAGAAATACTATTTCTTCATAAAACGTTAAGAGAACACAGTAGATATTTAACCTTGAGTAAAATTATAGGCAGCATGTTTTATGTTTATCAGACAGGATACATTCTTTATGTATATCGTATGGGTCCGTATTCCGTGTTCTGCTCGGCTTATATGGCGAACTTGAGAAAACAACAAACAGTGGAAAATTACTAATGGGTTTGAGCCCGTTTTGTAAAGTAATGTTCGCTTTGATATTATCCTGTTTTATTTCATGTCATAGTTTAAGTTAAACCAAGGTGTAAGAGTAATCTGTaaagaaaatatacatttttttacgaAGAAAATCCGCTAAAAACGCAATTTTAATCATAGAggcaatgataataattaattaattattattatatattatttaatattccaTAACCATGCATTTAAGACTTTAATGTTTCTTGAAGATTGATTTTAGCCTGCCATCTTTTCCGTACGTCAACGGCATCTGCCTTCATTTTCCCCGACCGGATGTATTCTATACAATTGTATCACTAGAATCAATCTCCCGGAAATCAAAACATCTACCATTACATTTAACATCCTGTAATCacgaaatatttattgataccgagataatcaaatatattattaaggtttaacgtaaatttttacataaactaaacataaagcTTACATATATGAACAATGTTaaccaattttataatttttataagaaactaaTAGACCTACATCATCATACATACAGCCTGCCTTTAAAACATTTCCTTTGGCTTCGCCTTTGTCGGTTGAAAAGCAACCACTTCCAACACATTGCAAGGTATAGAAGTAAGTTTACCGATCGTTACCTGAGCttataagtaacaaaaaaaaaacaaaaaaacaaacagacgtgggagagccatgcttcggcacgaatgggccggctcgaccggagaaataccacgttctcacagaaaaccggcgttaaacagcgcttgcgctgtgtttcgccgagtgagtgagtttaccgggggcccaatcccctaccctattcccttccctaccctaccctattcccttcccttcccatccctaccctcccctattaccccttaaaaggccggcaacgcacctgcagctcttctgatgttgcgagtgtccatgggcgacggaagttgctttccatctggtgacatgtttgctcgtttgcccccttatttcataaaaaaaatatatggtgcTCTATAGTAGAGCGTCCGAGAAGTTCCCGAGTTTATTAATGCTTAAGCTTATGACAAGAAGAAAAACAAATGGTGTAATCTCTACCTTGATCAAATTGAAGGTGGGCGAGGGTTTCTCCGAAGTAAGCTGGAATCTCCCCGAGCAGTACAGCCCCTGGGGCTCCCGCAGGCAGCGGTCATAGTGGTCCAACTCGTACAGCGTTGGCAGACGGTGAAGGGGGTATGGAGAGTCATCTGGAATGGGGGATAAATTTAGTCAATTAATGTGtggttttataaaattatttaacataatactataattattttctagTGGTTTGATAGAATAATTACATTTACTGGAAAGTAACAGAGACAGAGAACGGAAATGAGGTGCTTCTTGATCTATTTAGTGAAAAAGACAAAGATATGTatagcaattttaataatataagattTAGATTTCAAAATTTTCATGTTCAATTTAGGtacacttaaaaataaatactaaaataagGACTATTCCAACAATAATCaagtaaattttattgaaagaaaaGTCAAATCAAAACATAGAtagattggttcacactcggtgttacCGGCCGAAAACActgagtgtgaaccaatcagtgaggccttTTTAGTTCTaagtttattttcataatttcgATTCTAGTTTTACAAAAAACATACAAGATTTGTAGGATGAAAATCCAATACAAAGCCACAAAAGGCATATTTGCGTAATCTTGAAAATTTGGCAGAGTTAAATGGTTGcttttatgataaaaaataaaaatacggtAGTACATCCGATATTTATTGCATAACCAGTTAGCAATAAAAGTAGTAATCGCTTTTAACAATGGGCGAATATTTCATAATTCATTGATTCATTATAAGGCTAGTTCGCTAGACTGCGTAGTTTGCTAAGTCTAGGTACTTAGCAAACTATTAAggttgcgtttccaccagagatgtgttgcgaggaatgtgtttttgagaaccaatagaatcgcttcattgacgtgagcttgccgtgaCATCACTCAgtgcggcgatgctattggatcttaaaaacacattcctcgcaagtcgcaacatatctctagtggaaacgcagcctaatactATGAGtagatctagattctagacaatGAGTTTTGTAAGCATCACTGAATCCCTTGCGTCACTTTAACGTAAAGTATGACTCAATGTCAAGGGCACCATaacatcataaagttaatattcctagcggaatagagaaacaaagggcctgagcaagagatgtcactatcagtaacactgcgtggtaaagagacgtgtgatacgtgacaggagcactctttttttgatgtccagtcggcacgtgccgcacgttgacaatttaatctcatagaatttatgttcaatcaaatttcggtttcgtttgacaggtcgagatttttgctctattccgctaggtatattaactttatgcgtaACATAGATgctaaattctaataaaaattaactatcagagaaattgatgcATGGAGTTTCTAGCATAATTTGCTCAGGTTAAGTCCAGTTCAGACGGCAGATCACAACTACCATTGACTTAATATCATGGCTCAACTAAATAACATGGCTCCACCGAATTCTACattaaat comes from the Aricia agestis chromosome 6, ilAriAges1.1, whole genome shotgun sequence genome and includes:
- the LOC121727667 gene encoding O-acyltransferase like protein-like, with product MLRAAVLLACAAAAVAWRVADDSPYPLHRLPTLYELDHYDRCLREPQGLYCSGRFQLTSEKPSPTFNLIKKISGDTSMFNRSFVHRGVCVSERCPSTEVNSTWRFEQCVQKQLDKYRLQGRLESYHCYTNTPERPPDAPERMFVGALLLILFFNFLGTTYDLITYGEGKSKLLRAWSVRANWARFTATYEDGDKRLLNLKPIQGIRCTMILFVVLAHTVTIDHYLYSGNPIFFEKILHNPLTIILRNGSSMIQLFIVLSNFLYGYGTLIYAKQHKLRLRDLPLRILNRVVRLSPVHLGVVAYAATWWKRAGDGPQWDSTVGAESDICRSKFWLHAFYLHNLFDSNNHCLLQTWYMAADMQLFVVATLVLIVLEQRRWRPIPVLLALTVGSILLNMALAYYFDWKVLLYITSPENIRSLFTKVESFSAYYIKPWGSLPACFMGLLLAHIHNYVQETDYPITKHRFLTFVYHLMAPLCLGWICLGNLLVEYKSPLFTAIYLGLERPVFAFLACIFILYACNNVDSYFRRVMSWRGWQVSGRLMLSVVCLHWCINMSGVAGRRTLTDFSVFSVAGEALSTLWWSYWLAIPMTLLLEYPFLKTFAAFFS